Proteins encoded within one genomic window of Methanosarcina barkeri str. Wiesmoor:
- a CDS encoding COG1361 S-layer family protein, translated as MGFKLTGFICLLLLFFFCVQPVLAEDTSEDESTEDESTSISSGLDKGLALDLLNQDPDPVKPGEILEIRLSIQNTGYEDLENCVIEIKPEYPFEALTGEPLVKNIGTLGKRYEDTRQKVVKFKLGLENNVNEGKYPLKVYMYTTKDKSRTTLTKDFDIEVDSESNAEIEYISVEKMVPGQKTNLVFGIKNVGNSPLKNAMFSWDCTNDVILPVGSSNVKHINLIDVGDTANVSFEVLTNVNTKPGLYKMDMVLTYDDIEELQTITEAGTVENQKRKEIKSKAGIYIGGTTDFDVAFMERSPTGAYTFTVSNIGNNAANSVKISVPLQANWTITDGSSNSVVVGNLQKGDTTIADFDLKPAAMEKELPIKFEISYTSNDGIRQNVEKELSLYSSSFTPSAESYESEGGNSSSSLKYIGLAILICIAGAVIYKKHQKKIKMKNAQEDELNEIKFDDPDR; from the coding sequence ATGGGTTTTAAACTTACAGGTTTTATTTGCTTGCTCTTGCTGTTTTTCTTCTGCGTTCAACCGGTTCTGGCCGAAGATACTTCAGAAGACGAGAGCACTGAAGATGAGAGTACTTCCATTAGTTCGGGCCTTGATAAAGGCTTAGCTCTAGACCTGCTCAACCAGGATCCAGATCCTGTAAAACCAGGAGAGATCCTTGAAATCAGGCTTTCGATCCAGAATACGGGATATGAGGACCTGGAGAATTGTGTTATTGAAATCAAGCCAGAATACCCTTTCGAAGCTCTTACCGGTGAGCCACTTGTAAAGAATATAGGCACTCTGGGAAAACGTTATGAAGATACCCGCCAGAAGGTCGTAAAATTCAAGCTCGGGCTTGAAAATAACGTCAATGAAGGCAAATATCCTCTGAAAGTATATATGTACACAACTAAGGACAAAAGCAGGACTACTCTCACAAAAGACTTTGATATAGAAGTTGATAGCGAATCAAACGCTGAAATCGAATATATCAGCGTCGAAAAAATGGTACCAGGACAGAAAACCAATCTTGTTTTTGGTATAAAAAATGTAGGAAATTCTCCCCTGAAGAACGCGATGTTTTCTTGGGACTGTACTAATGACGTAATCCTGCCTGTGGGTTCGAGCAATGTTAAGCACATTAACCTGATTGACGTCGGAGACACTGCCAATGTCAGCTTTGAAGTCCTGACAAACGTCAATACAAAGCCAGGCCTGTATAAGATGGACATGGTGCTCACCTATGATGATATTGAAGAACTCCAGACTATCACGGAAGCGGGCACTGTAGAAAATCAGAAGCGAAAAGAGATCAAAAGCAAGGCAGGAATCTATATCGGAGGCACCACGGATTTCGATGTTGCATTCATGGAAAGAAGCCCTACTGGAGCTTACACTTTTACGGTTTCAAACATCGGAAACAACGCGGCAAACTCAGTCAAAATATCTGTCCCCTTACAGGCAAACTGGACTATCACAGACGGCAGCAGTAACTCAGTAGTTGTTGGAAACCTGCAAAAGGGAGACACTACAATTGCCGATTTCGACCTGAAGCCGGCAGCTATGGAGAAAGAACTCCCTATTAAATTTGAAATTAGCTACACTTCAAATGACGGGATCAGACAGAACGTGGAAAAGGAGCTATCCCTTTATTCCTCGTCTTTTACCCCATCAGCCGAGTCTTATGAATCAGAAGGGGGTAATTCTAGCTCATCACTGAAGTATATTGGATTAGCTATACTCATCTGTATAGCAGGCGCTGTTATCTATAAAAAGCATCAAAAGAAGATCAAAATGAAGAATGCACAGGAAGATGAACTTAACGAAATAAAGTTCGATGACCCGGACAGGTGA
- a CDS encoding ABC transporter ATP-binding protein: protein MENTLISFQNVWKIYQMGEVQVNALKAVNVIFRKGEFVAIVGPSGSGKSTMMNLVGCLDTPTKGQIFLKGRNIARLEESDLAVLRGRTIGFVFQQYNLIPGMTALENVLLPLEIQEIDDRMAERRAKKMLALLGLSDKIQHKPSQLSGGQQQRVSIARALACNPELILADEPTGALDSVTGKELLGILYRLWKDEGKTIVMVTHDLHLAKYANRHIELKDGKIIKDETNEKKLDPETQHRMLETEI from the coding sequence ATGGAAAATACACTTATATCCTTTCAGAATGTCTGGAAAATTTATCAAATGGGAGAAGTTCAGGTCAATGCTCTGAAAGCTGTGAACGTGATATTCAGAAAAGGAGAGTTTGTTGCAATAGTCGGGCCCTCTGGAAGCGGGAAATCTACAATGATGAACCTAGTGGGCTGCCTGGATACCCCTACAAAAGGTCAGATTTTCCTGAAAGGCCGAAATATAGCCCGCCTTGAAGAATCGGACCTTGCAGTTCTGAGGGGCAGGACAATTGGATTTGTTTTCCAGCAGTACAACCTGATTCCTGGAATGACGGCTCTTGAAAATGTGCTTTTGCCCCTGGAAATCCAGGAAATTGACGACCGAATGGCAGAAAGACGAGCAAAGAAAATGCTTGCGCTTTTAGGTCTTTCGGATAAAATTCAGCATAAGCCTTCTCAACTTTCAGGTGGCCAGCAACAAAGAGTCTCGATTGCAAGAGCCCTTGCCTGTAACCCTGAACTCATCCTCGCAGACGAACCAACAGGAGCTCTGGACAGTGTTACAGGAAAGGAATTACTGGGAATTCTATACCGACTGTGGAAAGACGAAGGCAAAACAATAGTTATGGTTACGCATGACCTGCACCTTGCAAAATACGCAAACAGGCACATCGAACTAAAGGATGGAAAAATCATCAAGGATGAGACAAATGAGAAAAAACTTGATCCAGAAACTCAACATAGGATGCTGGAGACCGAAATCTGA
- a CDS encoding ABC transporter permease, with the protein MKPGKILKIAFSMVKANKLRSWLTIIGIIIGIASVMAIVTTGEYFEKEVTETLEGFGGDIITIVASTPFQVTDEEFVVASSEDTDGSSDVSGDNFETNTETEENEEETQDSTSNSLEFEQVTESQLTNMDVLTLRRIPAIEYINVNVDKDAEMNLGGESTHVWITGVDPAVWSKISNKDVEKGRMLETGDRNVVVLSNELAKNTFTREIRLNEIILLNGKSYRVIGILATGSGLLGGLSGLFGSSIYMPYQDTYSIPSNTDLSETETDDYSADVYSTIEVKLKKDADYEAAIEEIERKMRLSRRVTEDTQDFYVNSQKEVIESTRTMINGLTAFLAFIAGISLLVGSTGIANTMFTSVLEKTKEIGIMKAIGAKNQDIMLIFLCNSAMISLVGGIIGILIGTVAVQAVLFFISLKMNAPFEFALSFKATFISTLVSIVVGLIAGLVPAKNASELKPVDALRYE; encoded by the coding sequence ATGAAACCGGGAAAAATTTTAAAAATTGCTTTTAGTATGGTCAAAGCCAATAAGCTGAGAAGCTGGCTGACTATAATAGGGATAATAATCGGTATTGCCTCGGTAATGGCGATTGTCACTACAGGGGAATATTTCGAGAAAGAGGTAACTGAAACTCTGGAAGGTTTCGGGGGTGATATCATCACAATCGTAGCCTCAACTCCCTTCCAGGTAACCGACGAAGAATTCGTAGTGGCGAGTTCAGAAGATACAGACGGAAGTTCAGATGTTTCGGGAGATAATTTCGAGACAAATACCGAGACCGAAGAAAATGAAGAGGAAACTCAGGACAGTACATCTAACTCTCTCGAGTTTGAGCAGGTGACGGAATCTCAACTCACAAATATGGATGTACTTACCCTGCGCCGCATTCCAGCTATCGAATATATCAATGTCAATGTTGACAAAGACGCAGAAATGAATCTCGGGGGCGAGAGTACCCATGTATGGATAACAGGCGTGGATCCAGCTGTCTGGTCTAAAATCTCAAATAAAGATGTAGAGAAGGGCCGAATGTTGGAAACTGGAGATCGGAATGTTGTGGTTCTTTCAAATGAGCTCGCAAAGAATACTTTCACGAGGGAGATCAGGCTTAACGAGATAATTCTATTGAATGGCAAGTCATACAGGGTAATTGGAATTCTGGCAACGGGTAGTGGACTTCTTGGAGGTCTTTCAGGACTTTTCGGTAGCAGTATCTATATGCCTTACCAGGATACATATTCCATTCCCAGTAATACGGATCTTTCTGAGACAGAAACGGATGATTACAGTGCAGATGTCTACAGCACAATAGAGGTCAAACTCAAGAAAGATGCAGATTATGAAGCAGCCATTGAAGAGATCGAGCGCAAAATGAGGCTATCGAGAAGAGTTACTGAAGATACCCAGGACTTCTATGTGAATTCTCAAAAAGAAGTAATTGAGAGTACCAGAACGATGATTAACGGTCTTACTGCCTTCTTGGCGTTTATTGCAGGTATTTCTCTCCTTGTAGGTTCGACAGGAATCGCGAATACAATGTTTACGTCTGTCCTTGAGAAGACTAAGGAGATCGGAATCATGAAAGCCATAGGAGCAAAAAACCAGGATATAATGCTGATCTTTCTTTGCAATTCCGCAATGATCAGCCTTGTAGGAGGGATCATAGGTATTCTCATTGGCACAGTTGCAGTGCAGGCAGTTCTTTTCTTCATCTCTTTAAAAATGAATGCTCCCTTCGAATTTGCTCTCAGCTTTAAAGCTACCTTTATTTCGACCTTAGTTTCCATAGTTGTGGGTCTGATTGCAGGTCTCGTGCCTGCAAAGAACGCCTCGGAACTGAAACCTGTAGATGCACTGAGGTATGAATAA
- a CDS encoding helix-turn-helix transcriptional regulator has translation MKTRIKEFRARHDLTQEALAKMVGVRRETIVFLEKGKYNPSLKLAYRISRCLNATIDELFIFEDTDFK, from the coding sequence ATGAAAACAAGGATCAAGGAATTCCGAGCCAGACATGACCTTACTCAGGAGGCCCTTGCAAAAATGGTAGGGGTCAGGAGAGAAACCATCGTTTTTCTTGAAAAAGGAAAATACAATCCTTCACTAAAGCTTGCATACCGGATCTCAAGATGCCTGAACGCCACAATCGACGAGTTATTTATTTTTGAAGATACGGATTTCAAATGA
- a CDS encoding phosphate-starvation-inducible PsiE family protein → MDSIKLFKKVTDSISIIFLYILLLALIMGMVKTLLDIRLIIFESLESGFSHMVTSVLTVFIVIDLFKAFVDYQENDRIRLTDITDATIFIVLREIAVGLYSKEFGYEFVLSLAALLFVLSIMRVLAIKYSPTKSRVPGSYKTAQSEGQTAKQGVNAVLDKCKTVSESN, encoded by the coding sequence ATGGATAGTATTAAACTATTTAAAAAGGTCACTGATAGTATCAGTATAATTTTTCTTTATATACTACTGCTAGCTTTAATTATGGGGATGGTAAAGACCTTACTGGATATCCGTCTCATTATTTTTGAGTCTCTCGAAAGTGGATTCAGTCACATGGTAACAAGTGTACTGACGGTTTTTATTGTTATTGACCTTTTCAAAGCTTTTGTTGATTACCAGGAGAATGACAGGATCAGGCTTACGGATATCACAGATGCCACAATATTTATAGTCCTGCGTGAAATCGCTGTTGGCCTCTATTCAAAGGAATTCGGGTATGAATTTGTTTTAAGTCTGGCGGCTTTATTGTTTGTACTCAGTATAATGAGGGTGCTTGCTATCAAATATTCCCCAACAAAATCTCGGGTTCCTGGATCTTATAAAACTGCACAGAGTGAAGGACAAACTGCAAAACAAGGCGTTAATGCCGTCTTAGATAAATGCAAAACTGTCTCTGAAAGCAATTAA
- a CDS encoding DUF2121 domain-containing protein, whose amino-acid sequence MTLVIAFIGKNGAVMTGDLREITFEGEKPNREKLEKELYNGTIVTDDELAKKARAFGVGITVTDCKSKISEREGILIGEVSSIEGGVTKKRRLYASAGNYAIAELKDSKITLISHAKGSNLIILGNDFTKQVANKCFKDNWTKKSTFQDAIKILMLCMETAARKTASVSKQFFLIQTTSNVDVLKIVEKDRNN is encoded by the coding sequence ATGACCCTTGTTATAGCTTTTATCGGAAAAAACGGTGCCGTAATGACCGGAGACCTGCGGGAAATAACATTCGAAGGAGAGAAGCCGAATAGAGAAAAGCTTGAAAAAGAGCTTTACAACGGGACAATAGTCACGGATGACGAGCTCGCAAAAAAAGCCCGAGCATTCGGGGTCGGCATAACTGTTACGGACTGCAAAAGCAAGATCTCGGAAAGAGAAGGCATTTTAATAGGAGAAGTTTCCTCAATTGAAGGCGGGGTCACCAAAAAAAGAAGGCTGTACGCCTCAGCCGGAAACTACGCAATTGCAGAGCTCAAGGATTCCAAGATAACATTAATCTCGCACGCAAAGGGAAGTAACCTGATCATTCTCGGAAATGATTTCACGAAGCAGGTAGCCAATAAATGCTTCAAAGACAACTGGACGAAGAAAAGCACTTTTCAGGATGCCATAAAAATTCTCATGCTCTGTATGGAAACCGCAGCCAGGAAAACTGCTTCTGTTAGCAAACAGTTCTTTTTGATTCAGACTACATCAAATGTTGATGTTTTAAAAATTGTGGAAAAGGACCGAAACAACTGA